Part of the Nicotiana sylvestris chromosome 2, ASM39365v2, whole genome shotgun sequence genome, TTTCTATGTCTAGTTCTAGCGTTACATCGAGAAGGAGGTGCTACTCTGGGGAGATTGCGAACAACTTCACTTTGACGACTACAAACAACCCCGAAAGGAGATTCTACAAGTGTGCTAAACCAGAAGTAAGTGTAAATTTTGTTGGTGACTCATTAAACGTTGATGTATTTAAAGttttattttttctgttttttaattttttctgttcTTTAACATAGTTATTGTTTGTATTTGTAAGAATGAGACATGTGGATATTGGGAATGGAAAGACGAATCCCTCCGGACAAAGCGTTGATAGTAATCAACGATTTCAAGTCTAAATTAAATGTTGCCAATGTCAAAATCAGGACGTTGAATATGTTGTTGGATGCGTGCAAGCTTGAAATGGACAAATTGATGGAAAAAGTTGATGTTTTGGAGGCTATAAATGATGTTGAAGTGAATAAAGCAAGGGGGATGGAAGTGAAAATGATGCACATGAAGATGTTCATTATGGTTTCATTTGCACTGTTAGTCGAATTTATTGTGGCACTGATGATGAAATGAATTCAGCATTTTGTTTAGTGCAGTAAGGTTTTAATGTAGTTACTTGTTGTAAATCCAGATCTTAATGAATGTTTTTTGTTGGTCAGCTTGTAATGAATCCAGATTTTCATGAATGAATTTTGTGCAGTGCACTATGGCATTTTGTGTAAATTTTCATGAATGCATTTTGAATTCTTTAGATTTATTGTGTTGGTCAGTTTGTTTTAAACAGAAAAAATTGGGTAGTTATGACCAAAAATCTGGACAGTTAAAACTGACCCTAATGCAATAAAAACTGGGCAGTTATGACAAAAAATCTGGATAGTTAAAACAGACCCTAATGCAGAAAAAATTTGGGCAGTTCTTTATGCTTAAGTTGACATAATTCTCGTTAGACCCTTCACTAACTTCATATCCTCCTTCTCCATTGGAATTAACTTTACACACTTGAGCAATCTCCATGAATTTATTGTATAATTCTAGGCTCCTTTGACTGTACTCATTGCTTCATGTACTAGCTTTAGCTTCATGTTTTGTCATCATGTTCATAACTTTGAGTCTTATGTCTTCCAACATCTTAATAATTGGCTTTTGTCTTGCTTCCAGAATCCATGAATTAAATGATTTAGTCAAATTGTTGTCAACTGAGTGATTCTTACAAATTGTATCTAGATAAGCTCTGCACCAAGACTGTGATAGGTACTTCAATAAACTTTTTGCTGCATCTTTGTTCAACTCTCCTAGCTTGCTTAGTTGATTTTTGAACTCTTCTTCATAAGTGCATCATGAACACCACCAAATCAGCTCTTTTTGCATTTTCCAGTATTGTATGTCTTGCACCAGTTAGCCTCAATATGTCTAACACAAAACCTATGATGTGCTTGTGGTAGAACAGTTTTAATTGCCTCAATTAACCCATGGACAGAAGTAGATGACAGAAAGAAAAAAATCAGAAGTAGAAACTGGACAGAATCAAGTTGacaatagaaggaaaaaaaatcagaagTAGAAACTGGATAGAATCAAGTtgacaataaaaagaaaaaaaatcagaagtAGATACTGGACAGAATTAAGTTGacaacagaaagaaaaaaaatcagaactAGAAACTGGACAGAATAAAGGTGATTCAGAAAAATTACCTTTTGCATGTCCGACATGAAGGTGATTCTTTATCGTCCCTTAAGGTCTAGAGATCCCTGAAGTAATTGTAGGAACCAGTTCCAAGAATGTTTTGTTTCCTTATCAATAACTGCCCCTGCCAAAGGATAAACATGATTTTGTGCATCCTGTCCAACAACAACTAGCAATTGACCTTTGACTTTCCCTTTTAGAAATGTGCCATCTACACCAATAAATGGTCTTAACCCTAACTTGAACTCCATCTTCATAACTTTGAAGCAAACATACATCCTCAAGAATTTTGTTTTCCCATTTTCAAGTGCattttttgaaatgttaatcacTACATCACTACCTGGATAAACATTAAGTTTGTTGCACTTCCCATTCAATTCAATGACATAAACATTAAGTTTGTTGTATTTATCTGCAAAACTTCTATCTAAGGTCTCCAATATCATTTTTTTTGCTATGTTGCACTTCCCATGACTCACATTGAACtcaaaaattcttttcaaatcaaGTACCATCTCCCTTACCTTATACTTAGGATTATCCTGTAGCTTTCCCTTAAAGTAATGTGCAATGGTATTGAAATCAACAGTACTATTATCATATGTAGTGCCACAATTATGTTCTGACTCTAATGTCTTTACAGTAACCCCTGCATTACCATCTTTGGATATTAAACAAAGAAAGGGACATCCCACAATGCATCTATATCTAACCCTCCTTTTGTCACTCTTCCTCAATTTTAAGACTTTTTTATTGGCTAGAACATACAACTTCATAAACTTCCTAGCTTCTGGTATGTCCTTAAAGGCCATGGCTTTATATATCTCCTTGTAATCATTTAGATTCTCAGTTATGtctctttttttttgagttttgagtaaATGTAATTCTTCATAATCATATCCTTCAGAATCACATCCCTCAGAATTAGAACTAGAGTCAGAACCCATTTCACTTAAGGTACAGTCAATACCAGCTTTATCTAAAATCTGAAATGATTCACTATAATTAACAATATTGGGAATACACTCAATAAGGGGGCCAGATTCATCCACAACATATAGGTTCACTACATTatttatttatactatattaaaagtgggaAGCCCTTAAGtcaaaagttaaattatttttttacccttttaaaaatttaattatcttactttaaaaaaaatataatatataaataagAAGAAGGACAAAATTATTCTGAAGAATTGTGAATGTTAAACATTTCACATTAATAATGAAAAGTGTCGTTTAACCGTGCCCTTTCTTGCAATCATTTACGATGAACAAAACTGAAGCGCAACCctcatatatataaaaatccatcTAACATTTCACTTGTTACAAGACTTGTTTATAAACCCTTTTTGTTATTAAACTTTAATTTTTTCGCATAAATATTCGACACTAAATTTCTACCAGTTCTTTGTGTGCTCTCACTATTGACAGCATTGACTCTAGGAAATTACCTGATGAATCTTGCCGCTGTTTGTGGCTGAAAATGACACAAAGGGTATGaattctttattttttatatCCAATTTAATTTTGTGTTGTTTTGAATTATTGACTATTTTTCGTGTATATTAAATCAAAGTAAATTACATTACTTGGTATCTGTTGAAGTACGACTTTGTATTTTTTTCATCGCATATGCTGGTTTAATTTAGTATCCATAGATTACAACCATAATAATGTGTTTCTGGTTCAATTTCTTTCCTTGGTCAATTTTGGAGATTAAGAAAGAGAGATAAGTATGATCTCCTTAtgttttttccaattatttgttTACGTGAAGGAAAAAAATTATCACATTAAAAATGGGAACCCCAcaatttaaaagttaaattattaaaataattgaTATTCACATAAATAACTTACTTATAAAAAAACCTTAAAAGTCCAAAATGATGAGTTGTAACCGTTGGCATAATTTAGCACCAAATGGATGGCCATTGGTAAATATGTCACACGCGCACTGTAACTTTGTCAAGGATGTCATGATATTATAAAAGTCACACATGCCATTTCCCCGAAGGCGCCGAATTAGAAACGATTAGTTTTGGAAGAGGCATTTATGTTCCTATATCATTTTCTAGGCAAGGACAACTTTAATTTCATTTATGAAAAGTACGAAAATGGCTTTCAATTATGCATAATTTTCCTTTAAGCAACTGAAGTACAAATGTGGAGTCTTTAGAATACTTAAAACTCCTCCAAAATTATACATAGGGACGTTGCGGTAATGTCTCTAacatgatttttcttttcttcttttctttcatttttcttttaatttcttctcttAGAATTATGGAAAGTAGAAAGCACATTAAAGAAGGATGAAAAGTTCGCGTGGCTAAAGAGACATCATCAAAGTGTTGAATCAAAGAACATGCACAACAGATAAGGAAACAAAGAACTTTATTGTGTTAGAACGGAGGAACCATATAAAATAATGTAAAAAAATGCTTGAAACAATTCTGAATTGGCAATTGCCTTTATTAGTGCAAATAGTTTCATAGCTCTCTAACAAATTTGTCTTCATCTAATTTTCGGAATCACAAGAAAGGTAATATGTCTTGCAAACTCTGTTAGCTTAAACTTCTTTATCTGTAGCTTTTTTCGATGTCCACAATTTCGTTCAGTGTGTGTGTCTAATATTTAACATGTATATACAGCCTTTAGAACATTATTCCATAATTTACCAAGAACAAATGCATTGAAAATATTAATCCTATTTTAGTGTTGCTGCAATTGTACTTTTAGTTTGTGCGCAAACTTCACTGCTCAGATCTCTAAGATTTTTTTATACTTGCATTGCATATCCATATGACAAGCCCTCAATAAAAAATTTCTGGCTGGTGTTTTCTTTGAAGAGAGTTACAATAGTGATCTCTTCATTTTTTACTATATTCTTCATAATTTTGGTAATATTTTTCATTGCTAATTTGTTTCTCCTAAAAATAAATTTACATAAATCAGTACTAATTAAATTAGTATGGTGAAACATTACCTCTTAGTAAATTTGTCACCAAGTAGTTGCTGAAAATTTAAGACTAATAAAAATCTGCTATTGCAAAATCAAAACATTTTTCATTCAGTATGAATTATGAGTTTAAATGGTGGACTGAAGCTAATTAACGATTAACATGATAAAGTGTTAACAATTGATTAAACTTTAATTGTTTATCTTCGTAGATTCAAATGATATTCAATTACCCTCAACGAACAAGTCAGCATATAATTCGCAAAAATTTATGCTTTATTCTTTCGTGTATAATTATTTATTCaacttttattttatatatattgatACTATTTTATGAAAATCATATACCATATGACTCGATATACATGTGCAATGCACGtgccaaaaaatattattttaagtaATATATTTTGTAATAATGGATGCCTTGAGTTGGAAGTCCATGGGAAAGATGGATCTTCTTTCATTTGAGATATGTCCATTAGCCTTGGAGGTTCAGTCGTTGGCTAATCAGCGTTTCATGGGGTATGTTTCAGTATTGAATACAGTGTGTGCTTGTGTTGGTTGCATAGTTGTCATTGCTTGAGCAGATCAACGCCTACCAATATGATAATCCACATTTACTTGCACTTATGGAGAAGGTTCAGAAGGATCGGATCAGGCTTCTACCATGGTTATTGGTCAAGTAGATGTATGTTATATGTTCATTATAAAAGTTGTGGTCATGACTGAGCTAGCAGAATGGATGAAAGGGATATACACTATACACATCATCTATAAGGAAATAGTAGGTGAGATACGCTTCATTACGTTTATGTACCTCATACAAgcaaaataagtaaaaaaaatcaCATGCATATATCTAATTAAACTCTAATTATTCATCTTTGTAGGTTCGAACAATATATTCAATCATCTTGACCTCGACAAACAAGCCACCAATACGTTGATCCATATTGATAATTTAGAGAAACTTACATCTTATTCTTTCATGTATAATTATTTACTCAAagttttattttaagaatattaatattattttataaatgTACTACATGATTCAGCTTCCACGTGCAATGCACATGCTGAAGAACTAGTATTCATTAAAAATCAAGGATGTCAACTTTCTAATCCCCACATCCCCTTTAACCTCATACAATTTACCAGAAGGTCCAGCAACTATAAGTTGTTGAACCCCTAAGAATCCTATCTCAACTATGAATTCGGATGCTATATCTATATAAGAAAGCAAGTCTGGATCATACCTTGACAAAGTGTGCAATATATTCTTTGTGTACCCAAGTTCAGGATGTGTAACCCATGCACCTtctgtgatgacccaagaggtcatcacttattttaaatgaaattttACATTCtgagaccttaaaaacctcttttagaatcaccataatttgcatgcacagtttggacgcgtagccagaaagcttatatgtgaaaatctgtaaaaaatgataaattttgactataaaaatgaattaatttgacttcggtcaatgttttgggtaaacggatccagacccgtgatttgacggtcctggagggtccataggaaaatatgaaacttgggcgtatgcccggaattgaattccgaggtcccaagcccgagaaatgaattttgaagaaagttattttctgaaattatttaaaggaattggaaatgaattttgattagaacatgttggtatcgggcccgtattttggttccggtgcccggtacaagtcttatatgtgatttaagataattctataAAGTTTGGAAAGAAATGGAATTCGTTTGACGGGATTCGGACCTTAAAAGCAAagtttgatgttttaagaagttttgaaataattcattgattttgaggtttaattcaatgttaatgatgttattttggcgatttgatcgtacggataagttcatatgatgttcttgagttagtgcgtatgtttggtttggagactCGAGGGCTTGGGTaagtttcggatgtgtttcggaaggttttaaactcttaaaaagttgcaggtttttagtTGCTGGTATTCtggtattttcttcttcgcgttcgtgggaggaccctcgcaaacgcgatgagTTAATCGTGCTAAAGGAAAATtccttatacgcgaacgcgagacccaggtcgcgaacgcgaagctttggaGGGTTTTCCCTTCGCGAAGGCGGGCCtggtatcgcgaacgcgaagacttaTGGCCTGGTCAGGGGGAGGGAAACTTATACCTATGCGAGCACGACCAACTGGgcgtgaacgcgaaggctcggGGAGTTACTTCTCCGCGAACGTGAGCCtattatcgcgaacgcgaaggtctgtcAGGCCTAACGCATCATGAACGCATTgagctatcgcgaacgcgaagaccaatttcgcccagttattttaagagTCCAGAAATAGAATGCATTACGGGATTTAACCCATTTTTTacaaacttcttcttcttctctacacctcttgggcgatttttgaagaaattcttcaccataacctcttggataagtaatctttgacttgttttcttccatttttatcaacatccactagatttctaggcctaaaacatgagattaagggtagaaaattagggatttgggtagagttagggatttttgattatttgggaatttgacctcgttttgaggttggatttcaaaataaattatatattcgggctcgtgggtgaatggtgATCGGGTATTGGTCCGAACCTcatattttgaccaagcgagcccggggtcgatttttgactttttgggaagaatgatgggaaagctataattaagcattggaattggattgtttagcatttattgatgttattaagtcgattatgtctagatacaattgatttggagccgaattcaaaaggaaaggcggtgtttgaggcttgactAGGCCGTGGAAGTCcgtggtctaaccttagcttgagggattaggagttatgtcttatttgctacatgttaattgtggagtacgacatataggcatggtgacgagtatctatgcgttagtgtcaagcatgcccgtgagtcttgtattataattgttatgactccattgtggtttattgcgcttcatatgttattatcatcattgttcctTTATCggaatgtttgtttgatattcttGTTCCCTAGCCGGTATATTATTAAGATATCATtattcctttgccgggatatttgtttgatattattgttcccttgccgggattccttgtgattattgttggcttgtaaatgggagcgggtggtacgcctaccacaagatataatgaaatgggagcgagtggtacgcctaccacaagataaatgaaatgggagcgggtggtacacctaccacaaagtataataaaatgggagtgggtggtacacctaccacaagataaataaaatgggagtgggtggtacgcctaccacaagatataatgaaatgagagcgggtgatatgcctaccacaagataaataaaatgggagtgggtgatACACCTACCACGATATAAATGAAATGGTAGCGggggtatgcctaccacgagataaatgaaatgggagcgggtgacacgcctgccacgaaatatatgaaataggagtgggtggtacgcctgccacgagacacaggaaatgggatcgggttgcacgcctgcaacaggatgtgaaaagaaagtgaaatctgcattttgttttccttattcttgttagtggatgattttgactcctttataattctcttgatattctgttttacccgTTATTctccgaagcatgtttccccctcctatctttatttgtttatttctgtatttcttttgcgctgtatatatatttgaactgcacatgtttatttggtagtctggtcttagccttgtcactacttcgtcggggttaggctggacacttaccagcacatggggtcggttgtgctgatattacactctgcactatgtgcagatcccgtagcagcttttggacagtagcttggaggcttcctttagtccatccggagacccaaggtagacctacaAGCGTCCGCAAGCCCTAGCGCCTCCTTCtgtccctatttcctgtttcattttccttttattcagaaacaatgtactgttatttcttcatacgttgtatgtagtaatcttagacagtctgtgacactgtgacaccagattttgggtggttaaggcttaagtatttgtaatagatgcagttttcataaatcttattgttgtcttctgcttaaatttgaattttcactgttaccacgttatcgtcttatatttgttaaaaagaaataattggttaatgaagtaatgagattaaaggtttggcttgcctagctcacattagtaggcgccatcatgactcccgagggtgggaaattcgggtcatgacacCTTCATAATTGAATATTAAATCAACTAAGACCATCTCCAATAACCTAGTAAATATAGCAAATAAGAATGGTTATCAAACAGTAAAAAAAATAGGCAGAAAATGAATAAAAATGCAGTGAGACAGAATATAGAAAGTAAGAAAAGATGAATAAAAATAGGCAGAAAATGACATGTAAGACATAAGGTCCCATGAAAAAAGAATTACAACATGTACAAAAGGATCCacaaaaaagtttagtttatggGCTACCCCTTCATAAAAAATTGACAAAGAGAGAAAAGGTGCACTAAAATCCAACGACCAAAATAGTTTAATGAAGCAATTGCATTCAAGGGTCCTACATTTAGGACCACCTTAGCTAATAAACAATGAAAAAGCACTGAATCTCAGTCAACATCATAAAAAACCACATCTGAGATAAAACTCTAAACCAAAAGACAATAAATCTACCTTGATATATATCTACAACAAGCAACAACTACAAATCGAGACCACCTCAAAACTGAAACATGCAACAACTACAAGAAGAAGAATTATAAAGTATTTACATAAAAATGAAAGATAAAGCTTAGATCTTGTCCAAAACCGAAATCCTAGACCACaaaattgtcacacctcctttttttctacaccccggaaagggtataagggagttttttccaacttaaagtgacaatcgaaacgagattcatttattattaaaaattcaaagtcgccacttgggataatttatggtgtcccaagtcaccggttcaaatcccgaatcgaggaaaagattgactctgttttacagtccgcgaacacaaaaatccgggtaaggaattctgttaacccgggagaaggtgttaggcattcctgggttccgtggttctagcacggtcgctcaactgttataattggcctattatctgattttaatacatgttttagcctatggttcaattttaacttattaaccgctcttattcatttttaggaagattgcaacgtcatttaaaatatgtcttgaaccacgtcacataaatgcacccgcggtccacaacacattttatttaacgttgttgggatttggatttgggtaacatgaaatgcacacccgagtttaggaaggtaatttcaaattacgcgcctaaagtaactacgcatttttcaactttgcgagggccatagaaaattcgctaaatggcatgcctcgaattctaaggatttaaaattaattaaatgagggccatgagttttgatgctttattgtggatggagtggtataaattgataagtacaaaaggcctaaagaaatgggttagctatatgtatatcactggagccttttgttatagcatactacaattcagaaaggtggagttgacatttatgtgaaaataacaaaagacaggtgccagctttgggttcatctccatatcatcttcaaaagaccgactttcgttttcaaattctagaaagaaactaacaaaattttataacaaaataatgaatcttaaatgaccatatgagcacaaaaaaaaaagaaaccatgctgagaactattcggatgaaccagaaggaacaaaacaaacatggacatacaaaaatgcattttaaacttgattataacaaagaacacttaaagtaattaatttatttaatactatgctaaagagaaagttgtagtatcaccactataacttcaacagtaccattttgaaacagaggaagttgaatcttcccatggttaatttaagaaaatatgcagccaataacataaactgaaaataagatccttccactaacgcaatctattttttttacatcttaatgttgacaaattgttcaacttcacatacttctttaaatttcaaaatatgaacatggttctacatgagcttgaaatctaaatgtaaacaaaacaatacttgctggttacaagtcatgagccaagaaaaataaaaaaaagtaaaataaaaaaaaaaacgagacagaGTCTCATACTAAAATAACattaacatttgcaaatctcaattcactcaatcaaagaaacatcattcatgcgaacagattaaatacgaaagaaactttatcaaaagaaccaaatcaatttgcttctgcttcaataaagatgcttcgacattttttaactcaagagcttgaattacatacctacaagagagtgaattcaaatgaataaaatctgaaagttgtagagtcaatacagcaacaacaacaaaatctctatcaactcttcttcaaacccaagattcaaggcccgaaatattgaaagaaatatttaatgaaaattttcaacctaaatttctctcctccccctctcttcttttttttttcctcttctcaaattttctcttctatttatagcaaaattttcgagatttttcagttttttttaaaaaaatattttattattttattattttttaattaaaagaaatcccacttacaaattgcttttattttttttataaaaagaaatcccacatttctttacttttattttttaaattccaactttaattacttttatcttatttaaaatcccactttttttactttttaaaagagaattccacttatttaatttttcttaaaaaaacaatccactttcttttgcttttcttttaaaaatgctactttcttttactttaaaaaGAGAATTCCatctacttttacttttatttttttttattcaatacttccctttttcttattttttaaatcactcctgaaaattaaaaaaaaattaatatttttttggaatttttttattattttaaaataaaaataaaaataaaataatattaatagtaataattcacattttaaattttgtattttttccctataataaaaaatgtaacaaagctaaaaattgtaggttaaaacccctaaaatatttacatagaagaagtgataaaaaattaaatattatcaaaaattaggtgctcacaaaaATAAGAATAGTATAACAAGTAATCGGCAAAATCGATCAACAAATACTAAAATCAACCAATATAATGAAGAAACGACTGACCTTTACACCAAGATCATATGAAATCAGTAGATTGGAGTCAGCAGTAACGCCAGTCTCTTAGAGGTTCGaaagggtgaaaagaaaaggggaaaattaACCAAATGTTGGTGACAGACCATATTTTAGAgaagggttagggtcgggttGGGTAATGGATTGGGTCGGACCCATTATAAATTTAACCAGATGGTTTTAAGCTTGCCACGTGGCCCTTCCGTTAAAATAagggcatatatatatatatatatatatatatatatatttataacgtCAGGAGTTTGGATGTCCTAAAAGTATAACAAAGGGCTTTTTTTAAACTATTGATGATAGGATAGGGGCAGATTATACCCTTTGCCGTTTGATTTAAGCAATTGAATAGACGACTAATAAGATTTATTCTTCTGTGTCTTTTATGACTACGATTGAAGTTGAGTAGTTTGTCCAAACTTTGAAATAACAACACTTCCTTGTTTGGTACAATGATGAGATATCCTACAGGATTAGCTACCCCACCTTCTATCTCGGATAATTATTCTCATCATTTTAGTGTAAAAGTTATCCAGAGAGCAGAGACTAACTAATACTCCAAATCAAATATGGGATAAAGTTAATTCCAAAATGAAAAATAGTTTAAAATGCCCCTAAACTAttggaaaagattttaaaatACCCTTCATCCACCTATTGGGTTAAAAATACCCCTCGATTCACCTTTTTTGGTTCACTTATACCCTTTGATCGTTAGGTCAatgctgaattaaaaataataattatttaaattccaCGTGGCAACTTCTTATTGGTCGAAATTAAAATATATAGCCTATTAGAAAGATCAACTTGTATCTGCCTGTTTTTCGGACTAACTCGCCCCAAACACTAATTCGACCCGAATAAAAAGTTCAACTAAAAAAAGGACGCCCTACCATCTAACTCCGGGTTCACGGCTACAAAAAGTACATTAGGAAACCATGAGATCAAAATTATGCTTTactggtgtcacgaccctaaccccgaaccccgtcgtgatggcgcctctcgtgaatacaaggccagctagaccaaaacggaacacctcttttaaatagttaattatcataaacagtaataaaacatgatataatatccataaattgcggaatttaacgataacaacagtagaaatcatcccgacacagcccaaaccggggtgtcacaagtcatgagcaactacgaaatccggatacaagtctactgaacactgaGTTCAAGAAAATAGCTCTAGAAGCATGAAATGATAaaataagggaggcacgggggctgcggacgccaacatctacctcgtagtctccaagTCACTGCCTGGTCTCGAAGGATCAACACTCAGGAATgaactctgcgatgcctgaatctgcagacacggtgcaggaagtaatgtgagtactccgacccagtgagtaataatcataaataatagctgaaagcatgaaaacacgtaaaggcacaatgcaattctatatcaaagcagtaaaatcacttaaagcagtaaatcgtagaagaaatcaaatgaaatcccttaaaacaagtaaaacaggtaatttagcagataaataacaagtagaaatctgcccctcgggcacagtaacaatcgctcagaacagtatcagcccatcgggctcact contains:
- the LOC104229024 gene encoding uncharacterized protein, with the translated sequence MGSDSSSNSEGCDSEGYDYEELHLLKTQKKRDITENLNDYKEIYKAMAFKDIPEARKFMKLYVLANKKVLKLRKSDKRRVRYRCIVGCPFLCLISKDGNAGVTVKTLESEHNCGTTYDNSTVDFNTIAHYFKGKLQDNPKYKVREMVLDLKRIFEFNVSHGKCNIAKKMILETLDRSFADKYNKLNVYVIELNGKCNKLNVYPGSDVVINISKNALENGKTKFLRMYVCFKVMKMEFKLGLRPFIGVDGTFLKGKVKGQLLVVVGQDAQNHVYPLAGAVIDKETKHSWNWFLQLLQGSLDLKGR